Within Bacteroidota bacterium, the genomic segment TAAATTTAAATATATGGCTGTAAAAAAGAAAATTCTTGAACTTCAAAAAAAGCGAGAAGAAGCTCTACAGGGTGGCGGTGAAAAAGCCATTGAGAAACAACATGCAATGGGCAAGCTGACTGCACGCAGCAGAATACTTTCACTGGTCGATGACAATTCTTTTAATGAATATGACCTTTTTGTTCAGCATGATGCCCGGGATTTCGGCATGGATAAAAAAGTACTCCATGGCGACGGAGTAGTTATCGGTACCGGAACCATAGAAGGAGATCCGATCGGCATTTTTGCGCAGGATTTTACCGTTGCCGGCGGTTCCCTGGGATCGATGCATGCCAAAAAGATCACCAAGATCATGGACCATGCCCTTAAACTACGTATGCCCCTGATCGGTATTAATGATTCAGGTGGCGCCCGTATTCAGGAAGGGGTAAATGCCCTGGCCGGATATGGTGAAATTTTCTACCGCAACACCATTGCCTCCGGAGTAATTCCCCAACTAAGCGTCATTCTTGGCCCCTGCGCAGGCGGTGCCGTTTATTCCCCTGC encodes:
- a CDS encoding carboxyl transferase domain-containing protein → MAVKKKILELQKKREEALQGGGEKAIEKQHAMGKLTARSRILSLVDDNSFNEYDLFVQHDARDFGMDKKVLHGDGVVIGTGTIEGDPIGIFAQDFTVAGGSLGSMHAKKITKIMDHALKLRMPLIGINDSGGARIQEGVNALAGYGEIFYRNTIASGVIPQLSVILGPCAGGAVYSPALTDFVFVVDKISKMFITGPEVIKTVLGEEISAEDLGGAKVHSQITGNAHFYAESEEECFEQIKKLLSFIPWSNTQQAKKYPPKSPRPEYNIDEIIPEDKTKPYDVRNVIKAIVDDSDFLEVQEYWATNVVIGFARINGETVGFVCN